The Diceros bicornis minor isolate mBicDic1 chromosome 24, mDicBic1.mat.cur, whole genome shotgun sequence region tttgggttcctttctcttagttttttgtatatttattacaggtttctggtttgtgattaccatggggtccatatacagtaacctacatatatagggatctatattaagttgatggtctctttagtttgacctctgtctgaaagctccactctttaactcccttcctcccatattttatgtttttgatatcacatctaacctcttttttgtgcatttgtatccattaccctcttatcatggaaatactttttcctatttgtggtcttctcttttccccttaaataagtccctttagcatttcttgtagtactggtttcttggtgacaaactcgtttaatttttgcttgtctgggaaactttttgtctctccttccattttgaatgataatcttaccaggtagagtattcttggctgtaggttttttccttttagcactttaaatatattgtgccactctcttctagagtgtaaggtttctgctgagaaattagTTGATAGctgtatggggtttcctttgtatgtaacttgtctttctcttatggcttttagggttctctctttatctttaattctggacattttaattacgatgtgtcttggtgttggcctctttgggtttatcttgtttggtgctctctgtgtttcttgtacctgaatgtctgtttctttccttaggttagggaagttttcatctattatttcttcacacagattctctgcccctttgtctcactcttctccttctggcacacctataacacagatgttagtgtgcttgatgttgtcccagaggtcccttagactgtcctcactctttttaattcttttttcttttacctgttcagcttgggtgatttcttctagtctttcgtccagctcacagatccgttcttctgtatcctctactctgcttttgagtccctctagtgaatttttcatttccagtattgtattcttcatttctgattggttcttttttatatcttccatttctttgttgacattcgcactgagttcatccattcttctccccagatcagtgagcatccttaagactctttgtttgaactctctgtcaggtgggttgctcatttctgtttcacttagttccttttctggggttttgtcctgttcctttacttggaacgtattcctttgcctcctcattttgcctctttccctgtgcttgtacctatgtattaggtaggtctgctatctctcctgctcttggagaggtgaccttatacaagtgatgccttatgaggtccaccagtgtgcttctctcagttctgaatgttccaggagcgacccctatgtgggctatgtgtgtcctgttGTGGCTTGGTCCCTCTCCCTGTagatgcccagggaggctgagctatgcccctggccagctattgtaatgctcagctgcttgtagttattgtgggcccttcagtctcttcatcaggtatggggaaccccagcacaattggctgcaagttctttttttttttaaatataatttttatttatttatttatttatttattccccaaagccccagcagatagctgtatgtcacagctgcacatccttccagttgctgtatgtgggacgtggcctcaacatggccggagaagcggtgcattgctgtgcacccgggatccgaactcgggccaccagcagcagagctcgcgcacccaatcgctaagccatggggccggcccccttttttttgtgtgtgtgaggaagaccggccctgagttaacatccgatgccaatcctccccttttttgctgaggaagactggccctggactaacatccatgcccatcttcctctactttatatgggatgctgccacagcatggcttaacaagcggtgtgttggtgcacgcccgggatctgcacTGGCGATCCCCAGGCCGCcatagcggagtgtgtgcacttaactgcttgcgccaccaggtgggcccctgcaagttctaatagcacatttgtgttgcagtatttcttttaagtgagtaggcccccagtgtggtgggttgttaggctcaggggcttacaattgctataagcctccagcctttacgTCTCttctcagttctctgaggattgcagctgggtggggctggcctcaggcacgggagcacccaattatttcaggctttagaaggtggggcaaaccccctacgtgggtctttgagaagcaccccctatgtgggtctttctgcagctgacaagccctgccacccacaggtccacacacacacacagtcaacacagtcctgccctgtgtgcacgccccaacttcctgaagtggacccagtctctccaaggcgggagtgccacacactccaccaccgccccacactctccacccactctttGGACCCACTCGCTAatctgcagagaatccaggcagctcacttagcaggcccacaagttgcccaagggcttgttgttgggtggggccagtccctagggtgagctgcctgccctggctgagctggattaaatcagtgctctagtgggtggggcagaccctgggctagcaggccccagggagaactccaatggcatctgccagtgtctgtatcagcacgcccacaccaggccacaacagtggccactgccaatgtcccagtccctggagaggtctcacctctcactgagatgcactcagagcctatcaagtgagtctcttttcaccaaagcactgtgcacctgtctttctggtgattttaggttgttttctgaaacgggtgaatttctgtgtgggccctttaagagtcggttttaatttctttgtgaaccagcttttctgggggtacccCCCCAATGTTTTAGtcgcaagcaaagtcagatattatgccacttgtctcgactgtgctgggtccaaaaaatgcctacagcagggcactccccagctcagggccccactcctccagggagggctgcgtacctctGGGCTGCTCCCGTGCGGCCATGAAGTGCTGCGGCTTgcgaaggtggcatttttttttctccagaagggaatttctgtctcttccacctcaattaggattgtcgtttggtGCAGGagctcctcttatccagttttcagttctctctcaggggtaatttttccatgagtagttgtaaattggctgtgtccgtgggaggaggtgagttcagattctgcctacgccgccatcttcaTTTCTCCTCTCTAGCATAGTTTCTTGAATGATGTGTTCTGCGAACAGATTAAACAGATAGGGAGATAAAATGCACCCTTGTCTGACACCTTTGCCTATAGGAAACCTTTTTCTCTCCATATTCTGTCCTGACAGTGGCTTCTTGTCCACAATATAGGTTATGCATCAGGACAATCAAGTCATGAGGCACATCCATTTCTTTTAGAGCAGCCATAGCTTTTCATGACCCACGGAAAGGCTTTACTGTAGTCTATAAAACATAGACAAAccttctgaaattctttggagcACTCCAGTAGCCAAAGAATAATCACAATTAGATCTCGTGTGCCTCTCCTTTTTCAAAATCCAACTTGGACAGCAGGCATTTCTTGCTCCATATGTGGTAAAAGCCTTTGTTGCAGCACCTTCAGTTGACTTTACTTGTATGGGAAATTAGAGCAACGGTCTTATGGATACTGTATTCCTTGGCATCTCCTTTCTTGGAGATTATGATATATATTGAGCGTTTCTAGTCTGTAGGCCATTATTTCGTTTTCCATATTTGTTGGCATATTTTTGTTAAGCTTTTGACAGATTCAGTCTCTGTAGCTTGAAACAATTCTGTCAATATCCCATCTACCCCTGGCGCTTGTGTCTTCCCAGTACTTTCAGGGAACTTTCACCTCACTAAAATTACAGGTTCTTCTTCATGGGAATCTTCTTCAAAGGAATCTGTCATCCTTTTGCGTCTTCCGTACATATCTTCAAAATATTGTGTCCACCTTCCCTTTATTTTCTCCTCATCAGATAGTGTGCTTGCATTTGGGTCCTGCAGCATTCCTCTTTCTGCTGCAAGGTGTGTGGTTCCAAACTACATGCGCTCCAGTCTGTGGTGTTGCCATCACCAAACCCCTATGAACTGTAGGCGCCCCTGCTGGTGATCTACAAGTACACCCAATAATATCGATGAATCTCACAAGCATAACTGTTGAGCGAAAGCAGAAATACACTAAAGAAGACACACTGAAGTATTCATTCACATAAAATGCAGCCAGGTAAAGCTAACCTGTTTTCTTGGAATCAGGATTGAGTACCTTTGGGGAAAGGGAAAGTGCCTGAAGCAGAAATGAGGGTGGCTTCTGGACTGCTGGTCATGATGTTTCCGGATCTGTGTGTTTGGTTATGCGGGTATGGACAGGTTGTGAaatttcattgaactgtacatttagGATTTATGCACTCTTTAGTATGTACGTCATAACTCAATAAaagtaagggaaaaaaaggaaaagagttgCCCTTTTCCATAGAGGAACCGTAATTCTTGGAATTCCACCTAACCTCATTCAGCTCTGGTTTCACCAGGAATCGATTACCCAACAAGTTGCACTCCAACAAGTGAGACCGGTTTGAGGCAGAGAAGCTTCCTAAGGGGCGGGCTCCGCGCCACAGCCAGAACCTCAGGACGCCCACGCGCGCCCCGCCCCGGGCCAGGAGAACCACAGGGGATTTTACCTCAGAAGAACCCCGGCGCCTGGTCCACGGGTCTGAGGCACTCATACTCCTCTAGGGGCGGCTCAGCCACCGACCACTCCCAGAGCCTAGAGGACACCTGACCCGCTCAGGCCTTCTGGCGCGCTCTCCGCGGGCTGTGACTGGACTCGGCCTGCGGCTTCCCCGCTCCAGGTCCCGCGGGTACAACGCGCGGCCAGCATGGCGGCAACGGTGATCCTGGAGCCCGCAGGCCGCTGCCTCTGGGACGAGCCCGTGCGCATCGCCGTGCGCGCCCTGGCCCCGGAGCAGCCGGTCACGCTGCGCGCGTCCCTGCGCGACGAGAAGGGCGCGCTCTTCCGGGCCCACGCGCGCTACCGCGCCGACGCCGCGGGCTAACTCGACCTGGAGCGCGCGCCCGCGCTGGGCGGCAGCTTCGCGGGGCTCGAGCCCGTGGGGCTCCTCTGGGCCCTGGAGCCCGAGAAGCCCCTGCTGCGGCTGGTGAAGCGGGACGTGCAGACACCCTTGGCCGTGGAGCTGGAGGTGCTCGATGGCCACGAGCCCGAGGCCGGGCAGCTGCTGGGCCGGGCGGTGCACGAGCGCGACTTCCTGGGGCCCGGGGTGCGGCGGGAGCCGGTGCGCGCGGGCCGGGTGCGCGCCACGCTCTTCCTGCCGCCAGGCGAGCCCGCTCTGCTGGGGGCGCGCGAGCCTGTGCCCTAGGCCGCCAGGGGTTTGTGGTACTACTGCCTCGGGGCAGTCTGGCTCCGGAGCAAGGTCACAGAAGCTGACATTGACTAATCAGTGGCCGCCCAACCGAAATACGGAGAGGATTTTGGTATGTTAGTCTCTGTGCTATGCATTTTGCTTGTATTGTCTTATTTAGTATCTATACACCCCAGTCAGGTGGGTACTGTAATTctgcagttaaaaaaacaaaaggatcagGGTCAGTAGATACGTTGTCCACTTTGCTATTGATAACTACCCTACAGATCTCTACAGCTATCGGCCTGACCAGTCGTATGCAAAATAATGACAGTCAAGGAAGCTATTGTCATGTCGCCCTTCTCTAGTGTCCTGGGTACACTGGGCCCCTTCTGCACTTCTTCATGTTCCTCTACCACAGATCACACTTCAGACTTCACTGCCTTCCTCACCTAAAGCCATCTCtgggtatttctttttcttgcttctcAGTAAATAAACAACTGAAATAGCACATAAAAAAGCCAAGAGTAGGGGCCGGTCAGGTGGTGTATCGGTTAAATTCGCCCCTTCCACTTGGATGGCCAAGGGTTCactggttccgatcctgggtgaggacctactcACTGGTCACCAAGCCATattgaggccacatcccacagagaatagctacaactctacaactatgatactcaactatgtactggggcttttgggagaaaaaagaaaaagaggaagattggcaacagatgttagcacagggccaatcttaaataaataaataaataaataaataaataaataaataaataaagtaaaagccAAGGGTTGATGCTACACCTCATAAAGCTTTGTTTCAAGATTCTTAATTCTGTGTCCAATCCCCTCACAGAACACCGTGAATCTGCACTAAAAAGTGCAATTCCTCCTTCCATGATGTAGTCATTAAGGAAAGACTTTGTTACTCTCTTTTACACCTAAGGATTCTTCGAACCATTCAGAGAATTTATCACAGAATCTCATGGGGGTGGGGAAGTAAACTCACCAATGAGAATGTACACTGTAGATTTTCCTGCCCCCAGGGAACTTTTATCCTTTTTTCAATAGTGACTCAGGgagctgttttctttcctttgattcACAGGAACCCACTAAATAATTTAGATCtctaaaatgaaagcaaatgctTTGAATTGTGTAATGCCTTTTCTCAATACTACTCCCCTCTCTAGGACCTGGCCCTTTCCCAGGAATCATTGACATCTTTGGTGTTGGAGGGGGCCTGTTGGAGTATCGAGCCAGCCTTCTGGCCGGCCATGGCTTTGCCACGTTGGCTCTGGCTTATTATGACTTTGAAGATCTCCCCAAGAAACTGGAGGGCATACACCTGGACTACTTTGAAGAAGCCCTGTGCTACATGCTGCAACACCCCCAGGTTCTCCTGATGTCCTTTATTGTATCATTCTCTCTAGAAATATCTCCAGAGAGGTTGTTGCTCTGCACTCACTTGTGCCAGGTGCACTGATGCTGCTCTACTCTTCTCTCACAGAGATTCTTTTGGAGACTTCCTTGGCTTTGGGTGCCTGTTTCCACTTTCTCTATCAGATGGATTAATAATGCAGAATTAATCATAAAATCCatgtgatattttatttaaaggaaTTATTTAGTAATATTAAAATTCCTTTTGTTCTGCAAATGGAGCTTCTGATTTATTAGCTTTGCATGcttgttttttatctttaatttgctGACATCAGAGTATGTTCTGAGATTTTGATCAGACAGAACTTGCCCCCCTAATTCAGAAGCTAAGAACTACTGAATTGGACTCTGAAGTCTTACTTTGTTTCTATAAAGTTAATCATTTGCCCATATTTTTAGATGGGGTCTGATGAATGATTCACTTATGGAACAGAACTTGGTTCCACTAGTGGCATACCCAGCCACATTGAGACTTTGATCATGCCCACCTGAATGAGGCCCTGAATTTGACAGGCTCTATGACTCAGCGTTCTCTAGTGGATGATTCTCTGGAATGTTTGTAACCAATTCTCAAATTTTCCAGTGACCTGAAGATTAGTTTGCCATGTGTTTGGCCAGACATTCTTTACGTGGGAAGAAACTGTCAGCTGAGGTTGATTCTCTTATGACCAAGTCACAAATTAAAGTTGGCAGCATCTCTAGTTGCCTTTAGAAAAACATTTTGCTATTGAGTAGGTTCTTGACCCTTGActgctctcctttcttttcttccaggTTAAAGGCCCAGGCATTGGGCTGCTGGGCATTTCTTTAGGAGCAAATATTTGTCTCTCCATGGCCTCATTTTTGAAGAACATCTCAGCCACAGTTTCCATCAATGGATCTTGGTTCAGTGGAAACATAGACATATGCTACAAGCAGACATGCATCCCACCATTGGGAGCTGATCTGAGGAGAATCAAGGTAGCTTTCTCAGGCCTCCTGGACATTGTGGATATATGCAATGATATTGTAGGAGGGTGTGAGAACCCCAGCATGATTCCAATAGAGAAGGGCCAGGGGCCCATCCTCTTCATCATTGGTCAGGATAACCATAACTGGAGGAGTGAGTTCTATGCCCAAATAGCGTCTGAACGGTTACAGGCCCATGGAAAGGAAAAACCCCAGATTATCTCTTACCCTGGGACTGGGCATTACATTGAGTCTCCTTACTTCCCCCTGTGCCCAGCTTCCCTGCAGAAATTACTGAAAAAACTGTGCTCTGGGGTGGGGAGCCCAGGGCTCATTCTAAGGCCCACGTAGATGCTTGGAACCAAATTCTAACCTTCTTCTGCAAATATCTTGGAGGTACCCAGAAGAGAGCTTCCCCCAAATTGTAATGCATTGGTCTGTTGTTTACATGAGAGATTCAAGGTGAGATTCTAGTGTTTAATAATTTGAATGTGAATCATTTTTTCCCTGAATAACATTACAGTCATGTCATTGATATTAATGATGTATTTCGGTAACATTTTTGAATGTtactttttcattaattttactaTTGTAACACATGCCTATAGTAGAAGATTCAATTAGAGgtatacaacacaaaaagtaaaaagcatCCCAGCTGTTAAAATTTGTGTGTTCTTCTAGAGTTTTTACTAAACACTTTGAaccataaatgaaatttaaagctGAACAAATACTGGGTTACTTTTCCATCACTGGGGAGAATGGCCATCCAATGTTGCTACTGGCTCAACTACTGGTAGCAGGGTAGAATTTTGCTTGGCCAAAAGTGTACAGAGAAGTGTTGATATTAGGAAAGCCAGAATGACCTTTTTCTCCTGGAGATCAGATAATAATCCTCTGGGAGGAGTAGTTTGGGTAAAGAAAGAGGCATCTGTCTCTAGAACAGTTAAGTCTAAACTCTGTTCCAAGGGTGAGTGACTACGATCTATTTTCCTTCTTGCTCCTGGATTGAAGAATAGACTTTGGAATATCATAGTGTGACATCCTTTGAGGCATCATTCCTCACTTTCCTTGACATCAGGGCTACAAGACATTGTGTAagtatatttgaagagataatagctgagaattttccaaaactgtcaAAGACATCAAGAAACATTTTCAAGAAGCacactgtct contains the following coding sequences:
- the LOC131420906 gene encoding LOW QUALITY PROTEIN: peroxisomal succinyl-coenzyme A thioesterase-like (The sequence of the model RefSeq protein was modified relative to this genomic sequence to represent the inferred CDS: inserted 1 base in 1 codon; substituted 1 base at 1 genomic stop codon), whose protein sequence is MAATVILEPAGRCLWDEPVRIAVRALAPEQPVTLRASLRDEKGALFRAHARYRADAAGXLDLERAPALGGSFAGLEPVGLLWALEPEKPLLRLVKRDVQTPLAVELEVLDGHEPEAGQLLGRAVHERDFLGPGVRREPVRAGRVRATLFLPPGPGPFPGIIDIFGVGGGLLEYRASLLAGHGFATLALAYYDFEDLPKKLEGIHLDYFEEALCYMLQHPQVKGPGIGLLGISLGANICLSMASFLKNISATVSINGSWFSGNIDICYKQTCIPPLGADLRRIKVAFSGLLDIVDICNDIVGGCENPSMIPIEKGQGPILFIIGQDNHNWRSEFYAQIASERLQAHGKEKPQIISYPGTGHYIESPYFPLCPASLQKLLKKXVLWGGEPRAHSKAHVDAWNQILTFFCKYLGGTQKRASPKL